CGAGGGCATTAAGAGTCTGTTCCAAAAGCCCCTATTTCGGATGAATTTCTCGAGGATTTGTAGGGTTAGTCCCGGCTTTTGGAACAGACTCTAAGTACATATACATTTATAACAAATCAATTAAATATTTTTGTGATAGTAAATAATACGTTCAACGAAACCGGGATATTATGAATTTATATTGCCCTCGCTGACGCGTCGGGCTAACAAAGAGAGTGCTCAAGTCGATTGGTCACGAAGCATTTTGCAAATCCCTCAATTAAAGTTGTATTAAATTAAGGTTTTGTTAGCCCGACGCGTGAGCGAGGGCATTAAGTACATATAAATCTATAACCAATCAATTAAATAATTTTTGTAATAGTAAATAATACGTTCAAGGAAGCGGGATATTATGATTTCATATTGCCCTCGCTGACGCGTCGGGCTAACGAAGCGAGAAGCCGGGATATTTTGATTTTATATTGCCCTCGCCGACGCTTCGGGTTGACAGCCTCGTAGTGGGCTAACATAATCGAAAAGCATCGCCAGATAGCCTGAGCCATCCGCCGATGCTTTTTATCTGGAACCGGTAGTATCAGCTACCGGGTTATCTAAGGAATATTCACAAGCGAATTACCCGGCAAACTGCTTCTCGGCTGCTTTGTGATCTGCTTTCCAAGCGGCGTAAAACTGCTTCGACATCGGATCGGGGAAAATGTCCTCGGCTCCTTTTTCGATACCCTGAATCACTTCCTGCGCGACATGGCTGGGCGGTGTCTTATCCATGGGGAAATCCTTGGCCATATCCGTATCGATGGGACCCGGGTAAATACTGAAGACTTTAATATGGCGTTTGGCCACATCCGCACGAAGTGACTGCGTGAACGACCAGGCGGCCGCCTTGGAAGCACTATAGCCGGCGATACTAGGGAATCCGACCAGAGAAACGACGCTCAGCACATTGGCGATGCCCCCGCCGCCATTTTTTTCAATCACCGGAACAAAGGCCTGCGTTACCTGAATCAGTCCGAAGTAGTTGACCTCCAGATCCTTCTTCAAATCGGCCTGGGAAATTTCCGTCGCGGTACCAAAAGTCGCCACACCGGCGTTGTTGATCAGGAGATTCACATCGGCCGCCACTTTAGCCGCGGCTTCGACTTGTTCGGGTTTCGTGACATCCAGAACCAGCGGCACGATTCGCTTGGGATCGAGAGCCACAATCGCATCCAGGTCGGAACGCTTGCGGGCCGCGGCGTAAATCTTCCGGGCACCTTGAGCCAAAAAGCCTTCCACGAAAGCTTTGCCTATACCCCGATTGGCCCCGGTAACCAGAACAGTGGATTGATTCGTTTTCATCGCTTGGTCCTCTGAAGGGAAAAATTCAACATGCTATTTGTACCGTTCGGTACAAACTATCTAACAAAGAATTTTTCAGCTGTGCAAAGTAGCACCGGAAAGTAGTCGAATGGCTTGATCGCGAACCGATTGAATAACGTCGGGTTTTGCTCCCGCTCGAACCAGGACTTGCATGCCGAATACGAGCGCCAGCAAGGTACGGCCCACAGCGATACTATCCAGCTCGGCCGGGATCTCGCCGAGCGCCTGCGCGGCCTGTAAAGCCCGCCGGTAACATTCTTCATGGCGTTCGAAATTCTTTTGGATTAGATCCTGGACGGCCGGATCTTTCGGGGCCATTTCCAGGGCCATGTTCACCACGTAGCAGCCTCGGCCCTTACCCGCACAATCGGGCGCTGCGATCCGCTGAAAGTGTTCAACCAATGCCTCGCGCGGGGAGGGCTGTTTGGCCAGGCCATCGAGATAGCAAAAGCTTTTATTGATGTAAGCTTCGAGGGAATCGAGCATAACTTGATGCTTGCTGGAATAGGTCGCGTAAAAGCTCCCTTTCTGGATGCCCATCTCTTCCAAAAGAGTATTAAGAGAGATCCCCTCGTAGCCATATTTCCAGAAGGCGTCCCCCGCTCTTTCCAGAGCTTCCGATTCGTTGAATTGTTTCTCCCACGGCATGCTTAAGACTCCCCTCCGGGCGTCTTAATTATTGGTTGTCTGTACCGATTG
The genomic region above belongs to Telmatocola sphagniphila and contains:
- a CDS encoding SDR family oxidoreductase, which gives rise to MKTNQSTVLVTGANRGIGKAFVEGFLAQGARKIYAAARKRSDLDAIVALDPKRIVPLVLDVTKPEQVEAAAKVAADVNLLINNAGVATFGTATEISQADLKKDLEVNYFGLIQVTQAFVPVIEKNGGGGIANVLSVVSLVGFPSIAGYSASKAAAWSFTQSLRADVAKRHIKVFSIYPGPIDTDMAKDFPMDKTPPSHVAQEVIQGIEKGAEDIFPDPMSKQFYAAWKADHKAAEKQFAG
- a CDS encoding TetR/AcrR family transcriptional regulator codes for the protein MPWEKQFNESEALERAGDAFWKYGYEGISLNTLLEEMGIQKGSFYATYSSKHQVMLDSLEAYINKSFCYLDGLAKQPSPREALVEHFQRIAAPDCAGKGRGCYVVNMALEMAPKDPAVQDLIQKNFERHEECYRRALQAAQALGEIPAELDSIAVGRTLLALVFGMQVLVRAGAKPDVIQSVRDQAIRLLSGATLHS